A genomic region of Exiguobacterium oxidotolerans JCM 12280 contains the following coding sequences:
- a CDS encoding ABC transporter ATP-binding protein yields the protein MIKMTHVEQTYSDVPVLHDVSFEANAGELIALVGPSGSGKSTLLQLLGLLQTPTAGDIQFGEQYVNQQSDDARRKMRLEEIGFIFQESHLVPFLTAAEQLELVAEEAGRKIDAAAMLAAFGLKDRAHHLPHALSGGERQRVAIIRALVNQPRLVLADEPTASLDYTNGRQVMEVLQKQAHDEQKTVIVITHDERMLEYCDRVLRIEDGYLSEVK from the coding sequence ATGATTAAGATGACACATGTCGAACAGACCTACAGTGACGTCCCCGTGCTCCATGACGTTTCATTCGAAGCGAACGCGGGTGAACTGATTGCTTTAGTCGGACCGAGCGGAAGTGGAAAAAGTACGTTGCTCCAGTTGCTCGGATTGTTGCAAACACCGACAGCAGGAGACATTCAGTTTGGGGAACAGTACGTCAATCAGCAATCGGACGATGCACGCCGAAAGATGCGCCTCGAAGAGATCGGGTTCATCTTTCAGGAATCGCATCTCGTTCCGTTCCTGACGGCGGCGGAACAACTCGAACTCGTCGCAGAAGAAGCGGGACGGAAAATTGACGCCGCCGCGATGCTCGCCGCTTTTGGATTAAAAGACCGTGCACACCATTTACCACACGCCTTATCGGGTGGAGAACGACAGCGTGTCGCGATCATTCGGGCACTCGTCAATCAGCCGCGACTCGTCCTCGCCGATGAACCGACGGCAAGCCTTGATTATACGAACGGACGCCAAGTGATGGAAGTGTTACAAAAGCAAGCCCATGATGAACAAAAAACGGTAATCGTCATTACCCATGATGAGCGGATGCTTGAGTATTGTGACCGTGTCCTGCGGATCGAGGATGGTTACTTGAGCGAAGTGAAATAA
- a CDS encoding ABC transporter permease, whose amino-acid sequence MFALPADTAYGPKQLEALKRGEVLVDTAYAKQTGTAVGDKVTDFRTKMTFTIVGTVTDGRYSHAPVLWTTLASWDDWQAKMQTNYVSAFVSQDSFKTDLTTYTKADIVKQVPGYAAEQNSFQMMRLALVVIGALILTAFFYILTMQKMKQLGILKAIGIRTWTIGSGLVLQVFVLTLLSLAFSLCVTLGVSQVLPSGIPFRFEWETSLGYGALLIGTALIGSVIPLRALKKLEPADAMGGMAG is encoded by the coding sequence GTGTTTGCATTACCTGCTGACACGGCGTACGGTCCAAAGCAACTGGAAGCGTTGAAACGAGGCGAAGTTCTCGTCGATACCGCTTATGCGAAACAGACCGGGACTGCAGTCGGCGACAAAGTGACCGATTTTCGGACGAAGATGACCTTTACGATCGTCGGTACCGTCACCGATGGACGCTACAGCCATGCGCCTGTGTTATGGACGACGCTTGCGTCGTGGGACGACTGGCAAGCAAAGATGCAGACGAACTACGTCTCGGCATTCGTCAGTCAGGATTCATTCAAAACGGACTTGACGACGTATACGAAAGCAGACATCGTCAAGCAAGTTCCCGGTTACGCGGCGGAACAAAATTCATTCCAGATGATGCGGCTGGCGCTTGTCGTAATCGGTGCGTTGATTTTGACGGCGTTTTTCTATATTTTGACGATGCAAAAAATGAAGCAACTGGGCATCTTGAAGGCGATCGGGATTCGGACATGGACGATCGGGAGTGGACTCGTTTTACAAGTCTTCGTCTTGACGCTCCTGTCGCTTGCTTTTAGCCTGTGCGTGACGCTCGGTGTCAGTCAAGTCTTACCGAGTGGCATTCCGTTTCGTTTTGAGTGGGAAACGAGTCTCGGTTACGGGGCCTTGCTGATCGGTACGGCATTAATTGGATCCGTGATTCCGCTCCGGGCCTTAAAAAAACTTGAGCCGGCAGACGCGATGGGAGGAATGGCAGGATGA
- a CDS encoding sensor histidine kinase, translating into MKSLYTKIVGLVCLVLLVSALIALLISNLFYYNVLQSSYSQKVEEAVDQSFAYYERHGDGQTDSFYDMLSATGFQLYVVPESGPIIRHGNAFRDETLAPAIIERVRAGEVYHGMRDYPFHLFLLGLFDNEVVNTVGASLKTPNGTDAVFIRPDLSRQIRELHLFVGAFLGLLVVISFLLLAFSIRYLVRPIKRLTDATKQVASGDYSVHVATTSRDEIGELSRRFGEMAEAVAKSDAERKTFVANVSHEFQSPLTTIKGYAGQLQPHVAPAGQDKLATIAREADRMAEMTRQLLVLARLDEGSRMRLESIHLGQAIRTTLAALAYQIDERGVAVSVDVASDVTVEADAASLEHVFQNVIRNALHVSNDGDMITIEAEQTAERVTVRITDEGPGMSDDMIAHAFDRFYQADTARGSHGTGLGLAIVAETVKQLRGTVEIDSEIGAGTTFILTFLRAA; encoded by the coding sequence ATGAAGTCACTTTATACGAAAATCGTCGGACTCGTCTGTCTTGTCCTACTCGTCTCGGCCTTGATTGCCTTACTGATCAGCAACTTGTTTTACTACAATGTCTTGCAGTCTTCCTATAGTCAAAAGGTCGAAGAGGCGGTCGATCAATCGTTTGCCTACTATGAACGGCATGGCGACGGACAGACCGACTCCTTTTACGACATGTTGAGCGCGACGGGTTTTCAGCTCTATGTCGTTCCGGAATCAGGTCCCATCATCCGCCACGGCAATGCATTCCGAGACGAAACACTGGCACCGGCGATCATCGAACGTGTCCGCGCCGGGGAAGTCTATCACGGAATGCGGGACTATCCGTTCCATCTCTTTTTGCTCGGTCTGTTTGACAACGAAGTCGTCAATACGGTCGGTGCGTCGCTCAAAACACCAAACGGGACGGACGCCGTCTTCATTCGACCCGATTTGAGCCGACAAATCCGCGAACTCCATTTGTTCGTCGGAGCCTTCCTCGGCTTACTCGTCGTCATCAGTTTTCTGTTGCTTGCCTTCTCGATCCGTTATCTCGTCCGTCCGATTAAACGGTTGACGGATGCGACGAAACAAGTCGCGTCCGGTGACTATTCCGTTCATGTGGCGACGACCTCGCGCGATGAGATTGGAGAGTTGTCACGGCGGTTCGGTGAGATGGCGGAAGCAGTCGCGAAGTCGGATGCTGAGCGCAAAACGTTTGTCGCCAACGTCTCGCACGAGTTTCAGTCGCCACTGACGACGATTAAAGGGTACGCCGGTCAACTGCAACCGCATGTCGCACCTGCCGGACAGGACAAACTGGCGACGATTGCGCGTGAAGCAGACCGGATGGCAGAGATGACCCGGCAACTGCTGGTCCTCGCCCGGCTCGATGAAGGAAGTCGGATGCGACTGGAGTCAATCCATCTTGGACAAGCGATTCGGACGACGCTCGCGGCACTCGCCTACCAGATCGATGAACGCGGTGTCGCGGTCTCTGTTGATGTTGCGAGTGACGTGACGGTCGAGGCGGATGCCGCAAGCCTCGAACACGTTTTTCAAAATGTCATCCGGAACGCCCTCCATGTTTCAAACGACGGGGACATGATTACGATTGAAGCCGAACAGACCGCGGAGCGCGTCACTGTCCGCATCACGGATGAAGGCCCCGGTATGTCGGACGACATGATTGCTCACGCCTTTGACCGCTTTTATCAAGCTGACACGGCACGCGGGTCGCACGGGACGGGACTCGGGCTCGCGATCGTCGCCGAGACCGTCAAACAACTGCGCGGGACAGTCGAAATTGATTCGGAAATCGGCGCGGGGACGACGTTCATCCTGACGTTTTTACGGGCCGCGTAA
- a CDS encoding response regulator transcription factor, with the protein MEILVVEDDQNIQRLIVETLEADGHRVRATADGQEAACWIDELTFEAAILDVMVPGRSGLELCQQLRQRDELPILLLTALGELTDKRAGFTAGADDYITKPFDPEELLFRLHAVARRYQKAALPILRFGDVMIDKRSQHVMLGETELTLPRREFDLLHQLASFPGRVFSREELIERVWGLDFMGDDRTIDVHIKRLRSRLRQTDAIHISTVRGLGYRLEAKG; encoded by the coding sequence ATGGAGATTTTAGTCGTAGAAGACGACCAAAACATTCAACGCCTGATTGTCGAGACGCTCGAAGCAGACGGGCATCGCGTCCGGGCGACGGCAGACGGACAAGAAGCGGCGTGCTGGATCGACGAGCTGACGTTCGAGGCGGCGATTCTCGACGTAATGGTCCCCGGGCGGAGTGGACTCGAGTTATGTCAGCAGCTCCGGCAACGGGACGAACTGCCGATCTTGCTATTGACGGCGCTCGGGGAGTTGACAGATAAACGCGCCGGATTTACGGCGGGGGCCGATGATTACATCACGAAACCGTTTGACCCGGAAGAATTATTATTTCGCTTGCACGCCGTCGCCCGGCGTTATCAAAAGGCGGCGCTGCCGATTCTCCGGTTTGGTGACGTGATGATTGATAAACGCAGTCAACACGTGATGCTTGGCGAAACGGAATTGACGTTGCCTAGGCGCGAGTTCGACTTGTTACATCAGCTCGCGAGTTTTCCGGGACGTGTCTTCAGTCGGGAGGAATTGATTGAACGGGTCTGGGGACTCGACTTCATGGGTGATGATCGGACGATTGACGTCCATATCAAACGCTTGCGCAGTCGCTTGCGCCAGACGGACGCGATTCACATCAGTACCGTCCGCGGTCTCGGTTATCGACTGGAGGCGAAGGGATGA
- the glyA gene encoding serine hydroxymethyltransferase: MEQTPLTYLKQQDEELFSAMRKELGRQRDNIELIASENFVSQAVMEAQGSVLTNKYAEGYPGRRYYGGCEFVDLAEDLARDRAKAIFGAEHANVQPHSGAQANMAVYFTILDQGDTVLGMNLSHGGHLTHGSPVNFSGVQYNFVEYGVDQETEMIDYDVVAKLAEEHKPKLIVAGASAYPRVIDFKRFREIADSVGAYLMVDMAHIAGLVAAGLHPNPVEHAHFVTTTTHKTLRGPRGGMILCKEEHAKAIDKSIFPGIQGGPLMHVIAAKAVAFGEALAPEFKDYIGQVVTNAKVLGEELTARGLRIVSGGTDNHLLLVDLQPLGITGKLAEHALDEAGITVNKNTIPFDPASPFVTSGIRIGTAAMTSRGFKEEEMKQIAALIELVLKNPEDADTLKNAHEQVLALTGRFPLYPERG, translated from the coding sequence ATGGAACAAACACCGCTTACGTATCTGAAACAGCAAGATGAGGAACTCTTTTCGGCAATGCGCAAGGAACTAGGACGTCAACGCGATAATATCGAGTTGATTGCGTCAGAAAACTTCGTCTCGCAAGCTGTCATGGAAGCACAAGGTAGCGTGCTGACGAATAAGTATGCAGAAGGTTACCCGGGACGCCGTTATTACGGTGGGTGCGAATTCGTTGATCTCGCAGAAGACTTGGCACGTGATCGTGCGAAAGCGATCTTCGGTGCGGAACATGCAAACGTTCAACCGCACTCGGGCGCACAAGCGAACATGGCCGTCTACTTCACGATTCTTGACCAGGGCGATACGGTCCTCGGGATGAACCTCTCACACGGTGGCCACTTAACGCATGGTAGTCCTGTGAATTTCTCCGGTGTTCAATACAACTTCGTCGAATACGGTGTCGATCAAGAGACAGAGATGATTGATTACGATGTCGTCGCGAAGCTTGCAGAAGAACACAAACCAAAATTGATCGTTGCGGGAGCATCGGCTTATCCGCGCGTCATCGACTTCAAACGTTTCCGTGAAATCGCAGACAGCGTCGGCGCATACTTGATGGTCGATATGGCGCACATTGCAGGGCTCGTTGCAGCGGGTCTGCATCCGAACCCTGTCGAACATGCACACTTCGTCACGACGACAACACACAAGACACTCCGTGGTCCACGTGGTGGGATGATCCTTTGTAAAGAAGAACATGCGAAAGCGATTGATAAATCGATTTTCCCTGGTATTCAAGGCGGTCCCCTCATGCACGTCATCGCAGCAAAAGCGGTCGCGTTCGGTGAGGCGCTTGCTCCTGAATTCAAAGACTACATCGGTCAAGTCGTCACGAATGCAAAAGTACTCGGTGAAGAATTGACGGCACGTGGTCTGCGAATCGTTTCAGGCGGCACGGACAACCACTTGTTGCTCGTCGACCTGCAGCCGCTCGGCATCACAGGTAAGCTCGCTGAGCATGCCCTTGATGAAGCGGGTATCACGGTCAACAAAAACACGATTCCATTCGACCCGGCCAGCCCATTCGTCACGAGCGGGATTCGAATCGGGACGGCAGCGATGACGTCACGTGGCTTCAAAGAAGAAGAAATGAAACAAATTGCGGCATTGATTGAACTCGTCCTCAAGAACCCGGAAGACGCCGACACATTAAAAAATGCCCACGAGCAAGTCCTTGCATTGACAGGTCGCTTCCCGCTTTATCCGGAACGCGGATAA
- a CDS encoding TIGR01440 family protein, translating into MDLEQIKQDLEASLTDLNERFPLKGKLLVIGCSTSEVIGKQIGKAGSPEVAEALFEVFDTFRRSHQIDLAFQGCEHINRALTLERQTVERLGLEPVTVVPVPEAGGSMASIAYERFSAPVVVEAIQADAGIDIGDTFIGMHLKPVAIPVRLPHREIGEAHVTAATTRPKLIGGMRAKYE; encoded by the coding sequence ATGGATCTCGAACAGATTAAACAGGATCTCGAAGCCTCGTTGACCGATTTGAATGAGCGCTTCCCCCTCAAAGGGAAGCTGCTCGTCATCGGTTGTTCGACGAGTGAAGTCATCGGTAAACAAATCGGAAAAGCGGGTTCGCCGGAAGTCGCCGAAGCATTGTTTGAGGTGTTCGATACATTTCGTCGTTCGCATCAAATCGATCTTGCGTTCCAAGGGTGTGAACACATCAACCGCGCCTTGACGCTCGAACGCCAAACGGTTGAACGACTCGGACTGGAACCGGTCACGGTCGTCCCGGTACCGGAAGCAGGTGGTTCGATGGCGAGTATCGCCTATGAACGTTTTTCTGCCCCGGTCGTCGTCGAAGCGATTCAAGCAGATGCCGGAATCGACATCGGAGACACGTTCATCGGCATGCACTTGAAGCCGGTCGCGATCCCGGTCCGCCTTCCACACCGGGAAATCGGTGAGGCACATGTTACGGCAGCAACGACGCGTCCGAAGTTAATTGGTGGAATGCGTGCTAAATACGAATGA
- the rpiB gene encoding ribose 5-phosphate isomerase B, whose translation MKVAIGADHGGFKLKAEINGLLKELGIDYTDFGTYSSDSIDYPDVAIPVAEAVANGEFDRGILICGTGIGIGIAANKVKGIRAALVHDTFSAKATRQHNNSNILTMGERVIGPGLALDIAKIWLETEFEGGRHENRVCKISDYEVK comes from the coding sequence ATGAAAGTAGCAATCGGTGCAGATCATGGTGGCTTTAAACTCAAAGCAGAAATCAACGGTTTATTAAAGGAACTCGGGATCGACTATACGGACTTCGGTACGTATTCGTCTGACTCGATTGATTACCCGGACGTCGCGATTCCCGTCGCGGAAGCCGTCGCGAACGGTGAATTTGATCGTGGCATCTTGATTTGCGGAACAGGAATCGGAATCGGAATCGCAGCGAATAAAGTCAAAGGGATTCGTGCGGCACTTGTCCATGATACGTTCAGCGCAAAAGCGACACGTCAGCATAACAACTCGAACATCTTGACGATGGGCGAACGTGTCATTGGACCGGGCCTTGCGCTTGATATCGCAAAGATTTGGTTAGAGACGGAGTTCGAAGGTGGACGTCACGAAAACCGTGTCTGCAAAATCTCGGATTATGAGGTGAAGTAA
- a CDS encoding low molecular weight protein arginine phosphatase, with product MSTRRVLFICTGNTCRSPMAMALLRSKVADQEFDVRSAGLRSMQGFDASENALQVLRERGIELEHYTQVFDDVLGRWSDIILTMTRSHKQEVGERYPELKDRTFTLYEYVTGLERDINDPYGGSMNVYRQVRNELEPLVNRLVLKLTQNGNGRKAPDNRKLPKKQPRQTGE from the coding sequence ATGAGCACACGTCGCGTATTGTTTATCTGTACTGGAAATACATGCCGGAGCCCGATGGCGATGGCATTACTACGCTCAAAAGTCGCAGATCAAGAGTTTGACGTCCGGTCTGCGGGACTTCGTTCGATGCAAGGCTTCGATGCGTCAGAGAACGCACTCCAAGTATTGCGGGAACGAGGAATTGAACTGGAGCATTATACGCAAGTTTTCGATGATGTTCTCGGACGCTGGTCTGACATCATCTTGACGATGACGCGGAGTCATAAACAAGAAGTCGGGGAACGTTATCCGGAACTGAAGGACCGGACGTTCACCCTCTATGAATATGTGACAGGGCTTGAGCGAGACATCAACGATCCATACGGTGGATCGATGAACGTTTATCGACAAGTTCGAAATGAACTCGAACCCCTCGTCAACCGTCTTGTGTTAAAATTAACGCAGAACGGAAATGGAAGAAAAGCACCGGACAACCGGAAACTTCCGAAAAAACAACCTAGACAAACGGGGGAATAG
- a CDS encoding L-threonylcarbamoyladenylate synthase has protein sequence MKTEMIDQQTLDVAVNLLKAGEVVAMPTETVYGLAGDATSETAVRRIFAAKGRPSDNPLIVHVASIEQAEQFVTHIPAVAKRLMDTFWPGALTIILESNGTASSLVTAGLDTIGLRMPDHPLALQLIEATGLGLAAPSANRSGKPSPTSSAHVAYDLSGRIAAIVDGGETGIGVESTVIDCTMTPPVILRPGGVTREQLEGVIGTVALDPALSMKDKTPKAPGMKYTHYAPEAQLSVVAGDLSFLQQLIDEARQTGQKTGVILFDGEDVEADVRCFLGTTAETAAQRLYDCLRRFDQTTVDQIFVRDLSGEGVGLAVRNRLHKAAGGRIIRP, from the coding sequence GTGAAGACGGAAATGATCGATCAACAGACACTGGATGTAGCAGTAAATTTATTAAAAGCAGGGGAAGTCGTCGCGATGCCGACAGAGACCGTCTATGGTCTTGCGGGGGATGCGACGAGCGAGACGGCCGTTCGGCGAATCTTCGCCGCGAAGGGCCGACCGTCCGACAACCCATTGATTGTCCATGTCGCGTCAATCGAACAGGCAGAGCAGTTCGTCACTCACATTCCGGCTGTCGCGAAACGTTTGATGGATACGTTTTGGCCAGGTGCCTTGACGATCATTCTAGAATCGAACGGAACCGCTTCAAGCCTCGTCACCGCAGGACTTGATACGATCGGATTACGGATGCCGGACCATCCTCTTGCACTTCAATTGATTGAAGCGACAGGACTAGGGTTAGCGGCACCGAGTGCCAACCGTTCCGGAAAACCTTCTCCGACGTCATCGGCACATGTCGCCTATGACCTCTCGGGACGAATCGCAGCAATCGTCGATGGGGGAGAAACCGGTATCGGTGTCGAATCGACCGTCATCGACTGTACGATGACACCTCCGGTCATTTTACGACCGGGCGGCGTCACACGTGAGCAGCTGGAAGGCGTGATTGGCACCGTGGCACTCGATCCTGCTTTATCGATGAAAGATAAAACACCGAAGGCACCGGGAATGAAGTACACGCACTACGCACCGGAAGCACAATTATCGGTCGTGGCGGGCGACCTCTCCTTCCTGCAGCAGCTCATCGATGAAGCACGCCAAACCGGACAAAAGACCGGCGTCATTCTCTTTGACGGAGAAGACGTCGAAGCAGATGTCCGCTGTTTCCTCGGCACGACCGCAGAGACAGCGGCACAGCGTCTTTACGATTGTTTACGGCGATTTGATCAGACGACGGTGGATCAGATTTTTGTACGGGACCTATCAGGAGAAGGGGTTGGGCTAGCAGTCCGAAATCGGCTCCATAAGGCAGCAGGTGGTCGGATCATTCGCCCGTAA
- the prmC gene encoding peptide chain release factor N(5)-glutamine methyltransferase, producing the protein MRIAKRLNQAQTMLVAAGREASSAEWLLMHVLQVDRTGLLVRLSDELSPDDDLLFSEYLLAHVNGVPVQHLIGYQPFYGRDFQVTPAVLIPRPETEELIEFVVRRLDGETFHPGEIVDIGTGSGAIGVTLALELRQPVTTVDISEDALAVAKKNQAALGGDVTFLQGDLLEPLADQSVRVLVSNPPYIEEDELLSDVVFDHEPHLALFGGKDGLVFYRRLIDGSTRILKDDFRLIVFEIGHNQGSEVQMMLKERYPTAETGILKDINGKDRIVYAERKDCTE; encoded by the coding sequence ATGCGGATCGCGAAACGATTGAATCAAGCACAAACGATGTTAGTCGCGGCAGGACGCGAAGCGTCGAGTGCCGAATGGTTACTTATGCATGTGTTACAAGTCGACCGGACAGGATTGCTCGTGCGACTTTCGGACGAGTTATCGCCGGACGATGACCTGTTGTTCAGCGAATATTTACTGGCACACGTCAATGGTGTGCCCGTCCAACATTTGATCGGGTACCAACCTTTTTATGGACGTGATTTTCAGGTTACGCCAGCTGTCCTGATTCCCCGTCCGGAAACGGAAGAATTGATTGAGTTCGTCGTCCGTCGTTTAGACGGGGAAACGTTCCATCCGGGTGAAATCGTCGATATCGGAACGGGAAGCGGAGCGATCGGGGTCACACTCGCACTTGAGCTCAGACAGCCGGTCACGACGGTCGATATTTCAGAAGACGCACTTGCGGTCGCGAAAAAAAATCAAGCGGCACTTGGCGGCGACGTGACTTTTTTACAAGGGGATCTGCTTGAGCCGCTTGCCGATCAATCGGTTCGTGTTCTCGTCTCAAACCCGCCTTATATTGAAGAAGATGAGTTGCTCAGTGACGTCGTATTTGACCATGAGCCTCACCTCGCGCTGTTCGGCGGAAAAGACGGTCTCGTCTTTTATCGTCGCTTGATTGACGGCAGCACGCGTATTTTAAAGGACGATTTTCGCTTGATTGTGTTTGAAATCGGACACAATCAAGGAAGTGAAGTGCAAATGATGTTAAAAGAGCGTTATCCTACTGCGGAAACGGGTATTTTAAAAGATATAAACGGTAAAGACCGTATCGTGTATGCGGAACGAAAGGATTGTACAGAGTGA
- the prfA gene encoding peptide chain release factor 1 has protein sequence MLDRLSALEDRYEKLNDQLADPAIINDTNQLREVSKEQSQLAPTVETYRVYRDKMEAYQEARQMLTDPEMRDLAKEEVAILEPEIKELETKLKALLLPKDPNDDKNVIVEIRGAAGGDEAALFASDLFKMYSKFAEKQAWKIEIIDASYTELGGYKEIIFIVKGTGAYSKLKYENGAHRVQRVPSTESGGRIHTSTATVAVLPEAEDVEVEIHDKDVRVDTFTSSGPGGQSVNTTQSAVRVTHVPTGIVASCQDEKSQIKNKEKAMKVLRARVYDKIQREQQAEYDEKRKSAVGTGDRSERIRTYNFAQNRVTDHRIGLTIQKLDRILQGEMDEVIDTLVMEYQARASEAAN, from the coding sequence ATGTTGGATCGATTAAGTGCGTTAGAGGACCGTTATGAAAAATTAAATGATCAGTTGGCTGACCCAGCAATCATTAATGATACGAATCAATTACGAGAGGTCTCAAAGGAGCAATCCCAGCTCGCGCCGACCGTCGAAACGTATCGCGTTTATCGCGATAAAATGGAAGCTTATCAGGAAGCACGTCAAATGTTGACGGATCCCGAGATGCGGGACCTCGCGAAAGAAGAAGTGGCAATCCTGGAGCCGGAAATCAAGGAACTCGAAACGAAATTAAAAGCGTTGCTCTTACCGAAGGATCCGAACGACGACAAAAACGTCATCGTCGAGATTCGGGGCGCAGCAGGAGGCGACGAGGCAGCCTTATTTGCGTCGGATCTGTTTAAGATGTATTCAAAGTTTGCTGAGAAACAAGCCTGGAAAATCGAAATCATCGATGCGAGCTACACGGAACTCGGCGGCTATAAAGAAATCATCTTCATCGTCAAAGGGACCGGTGCGTACTCGAAACTGAAATATGAGAACGGCGCCCATCGCGTCCAACGTGTGCCTTCGACAGAGTCAGGCGGACGAATTCATACATCAACAGCGACCGTCGCCGTCTTGCCGGAAGCAGAAGATGTCGAAGTCGAAATTCACGATAAAGATGTCCGCGTCGATACGTTTACATCGAGCGGTCCCGGCGGTCAGTCCGTCAATACGACACAATCTGCTGTCCGCGTGACACACGTGCCGACAGGGATCGTCGCCAGCTGTCAGGATGAGAAATCGCAAATCAAAAATAAAGAAAAAGCAATGAAAGTGTTACGAGCACGCGTCTATGATAAAATTCAACGCGAACAGCAAGCGGAGTACGATGAAAAACGCAAATCAGCTGTCGGGACGGGCGACCGTTCCGAGCGGATCCGAACGTATAACTTCGCTCAAAACCGGGTGACGGATCACCGAATCGGCTTGACGATTCAAAAGCTCGACCGGATTCTCCAAGGCGAGATGGATGAAGTCATCGACACGCTCGTGATGGAGTACCAGGCCCGGGCATCGGAGGCGGCGAACTGA
- a CDS encoding GntR family transcriptional regulator, protein MYTVDPKSPLPIYEQLVTQIIRAIARGILRSGEQMPSVRDLASTLLVNPNTVSRAYQELESRDFIVTMRGKGSFVSDLPLDQVKQAAIQEHITTLCLVANELSISNEELYQLLIQHREDSSC, encoded by the coding sequence ATGTATACCGTTGATCCGAAAAGTCCGCTCCCGATTTACGAGCAACTGGTCACACAAATCATCCGCGCGATTGCGCGGGGAATCCTACGGTCAGGCGAACAGATGCCGTCGGTCCGCGATCTTGCGAGCACGTTACTCGTCAATCCAAACACTGTCTCCCGTGCTTATCAGGAACTCGAAAGCCGCGACTTCATCGTGACGATGCGAGGAAAAGGCTCCTTCGTCTCGGACTTGCCGCTTGACCAAGTCAAACAAGCTGCCATTCAAGAGCACATCACGACACTTTGCCTTGTCGCGAATGAACTATCGATTTCGAACGAAGAACTTTATCAGTTACTCATACAACACAGGGAGGATTCATCATGTTGA
- a CDS encoding ABC transporter ATP-binding protein, with protein sequence MLTVSHLTKQIDSTMIYENASFTLPAGTITALIGRNGAGKTTLLKTLVGALEPSRGKVEWNNQSIHDVPAARKHLFLVPDSIGVYRQMTLGSLIEFYQAFYPNFERTYIENYCRSSNLDRGRKVTALSKGQAQLFLLQLAFATNAPVLLLDEPTDGLDRINKRNYLQQLVSLLTERQTAVLIASHQLEELDSLADRVMTIEQHLVKEPKTLDDAKASMQKWQVVYETVPELTHHDIHVLTQTGRVVTLLVLSDAGKLYLEKTNPLLKDALPVQMEDYFLGTFGGNRHD encoded by the coding sequence ATGTTGACCGTGTCACACTTAACAAAACAAATCGATTCGACGATGATTTATGAAAACGCCTCGTTCACATTGCCTGCTGGTACGATCACAGCATTGATTGGACGAAACGGCGCTGGAAAAACGACGTTACTGAAAACACTGGTCGGGGCACTCGAACCCTCGCGCGGGAAAGTCGAATGGAACAACCAGTCAATCCACGACGTCCCGGCAGCACGAAAGCATCTGTTTCTCGTTCCCGATTCCATCGGCGTCTACCGTCAGATGACACTCGGGTCGCTGATTGAGTTTTATCAGGCTTTTTATCCGAACTTCGAACGGACCTACATCGAAAACTACTGTCGCTCGTCGAACCTCGATCGTGGTCGGAAAGTGACGGCGCTCTCGAAAGGACAGGCGCAATTGTTCTTGCTGCAACTCGCCTTTGCGACGAACGCCCCTGTTTTGTTACTCGACGAACCGACAGACGGACTCGACCGGATTAATAAGCGCAACTACTTACAGCAACTGGTCTCTTTACTGACAGAACGTCAGACAGCCGTCTTGATTGCCTCACACCAACTCGAGGAACTCGATTCGCTCGCGGACCGCGTGATGACGATCGAACAGCACCTCGTCAAGGAACCGAAGACGCTCGACGATGCAAAAGCGAGCATGCAGAAGTGGCAAGTCGTCTACGAGACGGTTCCGGAACTGACGCATCATGACATCCATGTCCTGACACAAACCGGACGCGTCGTCACCTTGCTCGTCTTATCGGATGCAGGAAAGCTTTACTTAGAGAAGACGAATCCCTTATTAAAGGACGCCTTACCGGTCCAGATGGAAGACTATTTTTTAGGAACGTTCGGAGGAAATCGTCATGATTAA